The Dehalobacter sp. DCM sequence ATTTTGGGAAGTGTCCTCTGTATCCTGGGTCAAATTTTACTGCTCATCGGATTAGGAGATTTAGCAAAAGGATCGCTGTACATCGGAATTTTCATTACCGGCATCGCCATACTCATTGTCTTTATCGTCTATGAGTTAAACATATCAAATCCTTTGCTGCCGCTGCGTATCGCCATTAACAACCGCGTCTTTGTTTTTTCCAATGTGGCTGCCCTGATCAGCTACACAACCACGTTTGGTTTAACCTATTTAATCTCATTATATCTTCAAAAAGTATTGCTATTAAGTACAGCAACGGCCGGCCTGGTATTGCTGGCTCAACCCCTTGTGATGGCCATACTCTCCCCTTTCACCGGCTCTTTATCCGACCGGATCGAACCCCGTCTGATTGGTACTATTGGTATTGGGATTTCCGCAGTGGGTCTTTTTATATGTATTTTCTTCAGCAAAGGAACGCCGATCGTCCTAGTGATACTCAATCTGTTATTTATTGGCATCGGCTTGGCTCTATTTTTAAGCCCGAATACAAACGCTATCATGGGCGCAGTCTATCGCCAATTCTATGGCGCTGCTTCGTCAACAGTCGCCAATGCACGCTTATTAGGACAAGCCTTGAGCATGTCTATCATTGCCTTAGTCACGGCGCATTTTATGAGAAATATGACCATAACCTCTCCGGATTATGCCGTTAAGTTTATGGCCAGCTTTAAAATTTCGATGATCATCTTTACGATTCTTTGTATTTTTGGCGTTTTAGCATCCCTGGTAAGAGGCAAAGCTGTTCGCGCCAAGTAAAATGGGTATTACCGGATAAAGTTCGTGAATACCTTTTGTTCAGACTGTGGAAACGGTATCCCCGCTTTAATGCCGGCCTCCTTGCATTTTAAAAACCAGGCCATATTCCTGGCCAGCACGCGCATGGTCTGGAGACCTTCCTCATCCTTTTTCACATCTTCCGGTGTCGCACCGTGAACCATATTCCAATAGCGGGAAGAAATGATTGGCATTTCCGATATAGCGAAGTATTTATTAAGTTGATCAAATGCGGCTGTTGTCCCGGCCCTTCTGGCTGAAACAATCGCTGCGGCCGGTTTCAAGTAAAAAGAGCGTCGCCCTGCCAGGGAGTCGGCAAAAAATGCACGATCCATAAATGATGTGATTGCACCGCTGGCAGCCGCATAATGCACGGGAGAACCGAAAATAAACCCGTCAGCATCTTTGGCGAGATCAAGAAAGTCGTTCACTGGATCTGAAAAAACACACTGCCCTTTTTTACTGCACGTGCGACAGGCAATACATCCAGCCAGCGGTTCAATCCCAACCTGGAAGATCTCTGCTTCGATTCCCTCGGTATTCAGGGTTTCAGCAATTCCCTCCAGCGCGGTATACGTGCAGCCTTTGGCATGGGGGCTTCCGTTAACTAATAGGACCTTCATAAATTCTTTATATCCTCCGTTTCGTTCAAACTACAATCGAATTTGAAAAAACGATTATTACTCAATAATAATCGTTTTCTAATACATATCATATCCGAAATGGATAAATTATCAACTGGTACATCGTACATACGTTAGTTATTATACGTATTTGGGGCTCGGATGCCTGCACAATACCACTTTCGGCTCTTGTGCCCTCCATAAATTTGCATTAGGAAGTTAAAATTCTTTTGCTCTCCTTGGCGAATTTTAACTTAGGTCCATCCATGGACCGTTGCGCTCCGCAATCCGTGCTCCGCTTGACGCTGGCATTGTGCAGGCATCCTTACTATGGAATAATTTGATCATTAAATGTCTATCTTCGATAGTCGCATTTAGGCTAATTATTTTAATAATCTTAGGGCATGCGTATCCGTATACGCTGACAGTGTTAATAACGGACTGCCTTCTCTGCCTATACCACTGTTTTTAATACCGCCAAAAGGCATACCGAAGACCGTGGATCCTAAGCCATGCGTATTGATAAACGTTAAACCGGCTTCCATTTCCCGGGCGATTGTCTTTGCCTTTTCACTGTCTGTGGACCAAATCGAGGCGGCTAATCCATAATCACTGTCGTTGGCTAAAGCGATGGCTTGGTCAACTGTAGTGAATGGGATGATCGGGATCACCGGTCCGAATTGTTCACACTGCACCAGATCAGTACAATGTTCTTTATCAATAACGACATGGGGAAGGATATAATACCCGTTCTCCCAATTTTTCGGGTCGAGCTTTATGCCTAATTCCCGGACTTCAGCTCCGCTTTGCCTTGCCTGTTCAATCAATGATTGCACAAACGTATATTGCCTTTCATTATTGACAGGTCCTATATTCGAGCGTTCATCCAAGCCATATCCCACGATATACTGATTAACCCGAGCACAGAAGTCATCGATAAAGGCATCAAACAGCGTATCCTGGACGTAGATCCTTTTGATGGCATAACAAACTTGCCCCGAACGGGTAAAAACCGCCCGTAAAATTTTAGGCATCATATCTTCTAAATTAGCATCCTCCAGGATAATCGCGGGATCATTTCCGCCTAATTCCAGAGTAACTGCTTTTAAGGACTGAGCCGAACGGATATTGACTTCTTTGCCGGTGGCACAACCACCTGTAAAGGCTACTTTTCTTACTAAAGGGTGACTGGTAAGCGCTTTCCCAACATCATCGCCGCCATGGACAACATTGATAAGCCCTGGGGGCAGTATAGCTGCCATCCTCTTCAGAAGGAGAGTCAAGGCCAGCGGGGCATTAGGCGAAGGCTTGACGACAATCGCATTCCCGGTCATCAGTGCGGGCACTAATTTCATCATGGTCAGAACAACGGGCATATTCCAAGGAACAATCGCCGCAACTACCCCTTTGGGGTTTTTTTCGATGGAGATCCAGCTCTCGACATCTTCTTTTTGCTCCGGTTTCAAGAATGCCGGAACAACTTGGGCGTAGTTAATGAAGTTGGAATAGCCCGCCATGAAGTCCATCTTTACTTCCCGCATAAGACCGCCATGCTCTCTCGCCATTAAATAGGTCAAATCCGTAACGGATTGTTTTAACAATTCTCCTGCTTCTAAGAGCCTTTCTATTCTCTCTTCGACACGGACTGTTCGCCAGGAAAAAAACGCGCGATGCGCAGCCTGAACCGCCAGGTCAACGTCTTCCTTATTACCCAAAGCCACAAACCCGACAATGTCACTTCGTTTGCCGGGATCGCGTATTTCGGTATATTCCTTGGCCGGAATTTCTTGATTATCTATGATTGCGTTGATTTTTATTTGATCCGACAGATTCATCATCTTTTTCTCCTCCTAAGCTGCAATAACTATGCTGTGTCGTACTCAGGATATAAACTAGTTCTTAATTCCATATGCAAGAACCGAGCCAAATGAAAGAATGGGCTGAGTGCCCATTCTTTCGTTGAAGCACATCATGTGCTTCAGTGATTATTTTTATTTTGGCATTTAAATTCTTAATATAAGATTTCCTATTCTATTTAACACAGGATTTTTCCTGGAATACCAGCAACTTAACGCACATCTTTAAATAAAGTACTTCTCTTGTCACGCTTATCAGGCTTATCCCATATTATATCAAAAAACCGGAAAGAGCGGATAAACATGAGCGATTTACCAACAGAACGCACCCCGCCTGTTATCGCGGCCGAAATCAATACAATTAAACATCAAACCAATAAAATTCTGCTGACCGGCGCCGTCGAAGTAGGAAAACGCCTGAAGGAAGCCAAAGCGCTGCTGGCGCATGGAGAATGGGGCAAATGGCTGGAGGAGTCGGTCAGCTACTCCCAGAGCACAGCCAATAAGATGATGCAGCTCTACGAAGAATATGGACAAAAACTGCTTGACTCTTCCGCTAAGGACGGCAGACAAAATTCGGAGCCGGTTCCGAATTTGAATTACACCCAGGCTATCCTCCTCTTAGGCCTGCCGGAAGAGGAGCGGGAGCAATTTATAGCGGACAATAACGTCGCGGACATGAGTAAACGGGAACTGCGGCAGGCCGTAAATGCGAGAAATCAGAAACTTGCCGAAAAAAAGGACCAGCAGAAAGTCCTTGCCGAGCAAAATGATAAAATCTCCAAATTAGCGGGTGAACGCGATCAGGCTAAAAAAGAAGCCGCCGCTAACCTGCAAGCCTTATGGGCCGAGCAGGGAAATGTTTTGAAACTGCAG is a genomic window containing:
- a CDS encoding aldehyde dehydrogenase family protein, with translation MMNLSDQIKINAIIDNQEIPAKEYTEIRDPGKRSDIVGFVALGNKEDVDLAVQAAHRAFFSWRTVRVEERIERLLEAGELLKQSVTDLTYLMAREHGGLMREVKMDFMAGYSNFINYAQVVPAFLKPEQKEDVESWISIEKNPKGVVAAIVPWNMPVVLTMMKLVPALMTGNAIVVKPSPNAPLALTLLLKRMAAILPPGLINVVHGGDDVGKALTSHPLVRKVAFTGGCATGKEVNIRSAQSLKAVTLELGGNDPAIILEDANLEDMMPKILRAVFTRSGQVCYAIKRIYVQDTLFDAFIDDFCARVNQYIVGYGLDERSNIGPVNNERQYTFVQSLIEQARQSGAEVRELGIKLDPKNWENGYYILPHVVIDKEHCTDLVQCEQFGPVIPIIPFTTVDQAIALANDSDYGLAASIWSTDSEKAKTIAREMEAGLTFINTHGLGSTVFGMPFGGIKNSGIGREGSPLLTLSAYTDTHALRLLK
- a CDS encoding DUF3102 domain-containing protein, whose amino-acid sequence is MSDLPTERTPPVIAAEINTIKHQTNKILLTGAVEVGKRLKEAKALLAHGEWGKWLEESVSYSQSTANKMMQLYEEYGQKLLDSSAKDGRQNSEPVPNLNYTQAILLLGLPEEEREQFIADNNVADMSKRELRQAVNARNQKLAEKKDQQKVLAEQNDKISKLAGERDQAKKEAAANLQALWAEQGNVLKLQRKLDVMENENEAAKHIAEVEQENKLFKLNLSMSQADARFELIEKGFDDFFISIKEMAESDQTACKLYLTHANQLLSKIMNKLKRFEKASLAAPKTPENQGE
- a CDS encoding MFS transporter — its product is MPKITHSDRRESDVEETVPRSEENIDLLRITLVIVLTTSFLTAFTAGSINLAIPSMGLEFRASQFWLNWVVTSYLLTIAAFLLPFGQLADLIGRKKVFSAGMSLFTVTSLLCTFAHSIELLVIFRVLQGIASSMIFGTSNAILISVAPPQSRGKVLGLSAAAVYFGLSSGPVFGGVICQLFNWRGIFYICVLLSIPVLTLTLWKLKGEWKGHKERFDILGSVLCILGQILLLIGLGDLAKGSLYIGIFITGIAILIVFIVYELNISNPLLPLRIAINNRVFVFSNVAALISYTTTFGLTYLISLYLQKVLLLSTATAGLVLLAQPLVMAILSPFTGSLSDRIEPRLIGTIGIGISAVGLFICIFFSKGTPIVLVILNLLFIGIGLALFLSPNTNAIMGAVYRQFYGAASSTVANARLLGQALSMSIIALVTAHFMRNMTITSPDYAVKFMASFKISMIIFTILCIFGVLASLVRGKAVRAK
- a CDS encoding flavodoxin family protein, producing MKVLLVNGSPHAKGCTYTALEGIAETLNTEGIEAEIFQVGIEPLAGCIACRTCSKKGQCVFSDPVNDFLDLAKDADGFIFGSPVHYAAASGAITSFMDRAFFADSLAGRRSFYLKPAAAIVSARRAGTTAAFDQLNKYFAISEMPIISSRYWNMVHGATPEDVKKDEEGLQTMRVLARNMAWFLKCKEAGIKAGIPFPQSEQKVFTNFIR